The nucleotide window CCAGATGTCGATCTTTCTCACATCCTCCGACTTCGTGTTTGGAAGACAGATCAGCCCGGCAATCAAAATAAACAGCGTAATGGGAACATTGACGTAAAAAATAAACTGCCAGCGGTTGTTACCGAAGATATCGAGAATGGCACTTCCCGCAGAAGATCCGATAATGTTTGCCACGCCATATACCCCTCCAACGAGCCCCAGCGCCATCCCGCGTTTTTCCTTAGGAAATGTAGTTCCGAACTCCGCCGTAGCAATAGGGACGATACCGCCACCGCCTATTGCCTGAACTACACGGGCAACAAGCAAAAATTCGAAGCTTTTAAAATTCTGCGATAACCCGCATAAAAGAGAACCGAAACCAAACAAAAATATACTGATTAGGTAGATATATTTTCTTCCACGCTTATCTGCGAGTTTACCCATTATGGGAATGCTGGCAGCGTAAGCGAGGGTGTAAATAGTGATCATCCAGATGCCAGTTTTTTCATCAACCATCAGATTGTTTTGGATGATTGTTCTTGCAGGAGTTACAATTCCGGTGTCGATGGCCCCCATAAAAATACCCAACAGGTATGTAATCATAATAAACGCATAACTGTGCTTTCTGCCGCTTCCTACTTTACTCATTGCACTCACTCCAATTTTTCAATTTAGATACGTTTGACACCATTTTCTTAGTTATCCGTTCATATTCCTCAATTTCTTTCCGACTGAGTCCCTCACTCATATAGTCATCCCATTCTTTCAGCGCTACTTGCATTACCTTTAATATTTCCCAGCCCTTTGAAGTAAGGGAGATTAAATTTTCTCTTCTGTTTTCAGGGTTTTGCTGACGAGTTAACAGCTTTTTGTCTTCCATTTTGCTAATAGTTTTGGCAATAGCCCCCTTATCGATCATGTAAAACTGTGCGATGGCATCCTGGTTCACTTGATTCCGGGAAGAAAGATACATTAAAATAACCTGCTCGGGAAAACCCACCTTATGCTCTGCCAGCCTCCTTTCCGAATATATCCTGCTATATCGAACCAAAACAGACAATTCACTCATTAACATCTTTAAATCTCCTTATAGTTGCAATTTCAACAGTTGCCTATGCAACAATTCTATTATTTAAAATCCTTATTGTCAATTAAAATTTATAAAATTACAAGCCCTATTTGAGCCTTATACCATTTGTGATAGCTATGTGCGATTGGGGAAGAGAAAACCTTCCTGTGAGAGAATCATTTTGTAATTCTCGTTTTTATTTATTGACTAGCCTTATAATAAGCAGTATAATAAGTTATACTTTTCATACTATTCTTGAATTTAGGAGGTTAATTTATGGCACCTAAAGGTAAGCATATTTTCGGAACTGTCAAAGTCGGTGAAAAGGGGCAAATTGTCATTCCAAAAGAAGCGCGAGATATATTTAATATTAAACCGGGCGACACGCTTCTTGTTCTTGGCGATGAAGCCCAGGGACTAGCGATCGTAAAAAATAATGTATTTATGGAATTAGTAGACAAAATATTAAGTTCCCCAAAAGCTTCAAAACATGAAAAAGAATTTGCGAACGATGTGCTTGATTCGCAGGACAAGAAGGAAGAATAATGAACGCGGTTGAAATCAAAGGCTTAACTAAAAAATTCAAAGAAAGGACAGCGGTCGATTCACTTGATCTAACCATTGAAAAGGGTGAATTTTTTGCTCTCCTTGGACAAAACGGTGCAGGTAAAACGACAACCATAAAAATGCTTTCAGGTCTGCTTACCCCCACAAGCGGGGACGCGCTGCTTCTTGAAAAAAGTATAAAAAAAGAAACTGCTGCTGTAAAACAGATCATCAATGTTTCACCTCAGGAAACAGCTGTCGCTCCTAAACTATCTGTTAAAGAAAATCTTGAGTTGATTGCAAGAATCTATGGCAAAAGCAAAAACGATGCAACCGCTAAGGCAAAAGAAATGCTTGAAACTTTTAATCTTGAAGACCGTGCGAAAGACAAGGCTAAATCTTTATCTGGAGGTATGCAGCGAAGACTAAGTATTGCGATGGCTTTAATTTCTAACCCCGAAATATTATTTCTTGATGAGCCAACGCTTGGTCTTGATGTCCGTGCAAGAAGAGATATGTGGCAGTCAATAAGTAAACTAAAAGGGAAAGTCACTATTATACTCACAACGCATTATCTTGAGGAAGCGGAAGCTTTAGCCGACAGAATCGGCATTATGAACCAAGGAAAAATGCGGATAATCGGTACTGCAGAACAGATCAAAGCTGCAACAGGAAAGTCAACTCTAGAGGACGCTTTTCTAGATCTAACGGATGAGGAGGTCGAACAATGAGATCTTTAGTATTTTCAGCACGCAACCGCAAGGAAATCATAAGAGATCCTCTAAGTGTAATTTTCGGGATAGGATTTCCGGTAATACTCATACTTATGATTTCATTTATGAATCGAAGCCTTAAAGGAATGGCTGATATATTCCAAATTGCCAATTTTGCTCCGGGTATGTCTGTTTTCGGTTTATCTTTCATTTCTTTATTTTTGGGTATGCTTATTGCGAATGACAGAGGCAGCTCTTTTTTAATGAGATTATTTGCATCGCCGCTTACAGAAAATGATTACATAATCGGTTATACACTCCCGCTTTTGCCTATTGCCGTTATACAAAGCGTCGTTTGTTTCATAACCGCATTTTTCTTTGGTTTATCGCTGAACTTGAATATTATTCTTGCCATTATCGTACTAATTCCTGCCGCTTTACTTTTTATAAGCTTCGGGCTTTTGATGGGAAGCTGTTTTAACAGCAACCAAGTTGGCGGAATCAGCTCAATACTTATCAATGTTGCCGCTTGGCTTAGTGGAGCATGGTTTCCGCTCAAATTGATAGGTGGCGCATTTAAGAAAGTCTGTTACGCACTTCCGTTTGCGCATGCTGTAGACGCAACAAAAGCTGCCATTGCAGGTGATTACTCCGAGATTCTCCCCCACCTGCTTTGGGTGATCGGTTATACAATTATAATATATATACTAGCTATTTTTGCTTTTAAAAATAAAATGAAGGGCTGATATGCGCAAAGAACTTGAACTTTATCTGCTTGTTAGAAAGCGCCGTCTGATTCAAACCAGACGGCGCTTATTTCTTTTTATTTTATTGATTTTAAATCGATAAAATCGCCTTTTACGTGTTCATACAAATTTTTATAAACACGAAAATATTCCATATACTTTTGATGATTTTCGAAAATCGGTTCCATCTTTTCGATATATTCAGCATTTTGTTTTGCGATACTGAAATCTTTAAAATATCCTGTTGCAACTGCTGCAAGCAGAGCATCTCCGTAAGGTGCACCTATCCGGCTTTTTAAAAGCACTGTCGGTATATTCAATACATCGGTTATTATCCGTCGCCAAAGTTTAC belongs to Bacillota bacterium and includes:
- a CDS encoding MarR family transcriptional regulator, which translates into the protein MLMSELSVLVRYSRIYSERRLAEHKVGFPEQVILMYLSSRNQVNQDAIAQFYMIDKGAIAKTISKMEDKKLLTRQQNPENRRENLISLTSKGWEILKVMQVALKEWDDYMSEGLSRKEIEEYERITKKMVSNVSKLKNWSECNE
- a CDS encoding AbrB/MazE/SpoVT family DNA-binding domain-containing protein, which encodes MAPKGKHIFGTVKVGEKGQIVIPKEARDIFNIKPGDTLLVLGDEAQGLAIVKNNVFMELVDKILSSPKASKHEKEFANDVLDSQDKKEE
- a CDS encoding ABC transporter ATP-binding protein; this translates as MNAVEIKGLTKKFKERTAVDSLDLTIEKGEFFALLGQNGAGKTTTIKMLSGLLTPTSGDALLLEKSIKKETAAVKQIINVSPQETAVAPKLSVKENLELIARIYGKSKNDATAKAKEMLETFNLEDRAKDKAKSLSGGMQRRLSIAMALISNPEILFLDEPTLGLDVRARRDMWQSISKLKGKVTIILTTHYLEEAEALADRIGIMNQGKMRIIGTAEQIKAATGKSTLEDAFLDLTDEEVEQ
- a CDS encoding ABC transporter permease; protein product: MRSLVFSARNRKEIIRDPLSVIFGIGFPVILILMISFMNRSLKGMADIFQIANFAPGMSVFGLSFISLFLGMLIANDRGSSFLMRLFASPLTENDYIIGYTLPLLPIAVIQSVVCFITAFFFGLSLNLNIILAIIVLIPAALLFISFGLLMGSCFNSNQVGGISSILINVAAWLSGAWFPLKLIGGAFKKVCYALPFAHAVDATKAAIAGDYSEILPHLLWVIGYTIIIYILAIFAFKNKMKG